Proteins from a single region of Desulfobacterales bacterium:
- a CDS encoding acyl-CoA thioesterase: MREPVHRSFCRVLYGDTDAAGVVYYGNYLRYFESGRSEFMRDQVCSYREIEERGLVLPVIACHARYKAPARYDDLLAIDTSLTEITRVRCRFSYRIIRTATRQQPEQSLVKGYTEHAVINRHGKLTKLPADIYQPLREMLEQPDNLAAPP, translated from the coding sequence ATGAGAGAGCCGGTGCATCGCAGCTTCTGCCGGGTTCTTTACGGTGACACCGACGCGGCCGGGGTGGTCTACTACGGCAATTACCTGCGCTATTTCGAGAGCGGCCGCAGCGAGTTCATGCGCGACCAGGTCTGTTCCTACCGGGAGATAGAGGAGCGGGGACTGGTGCTGCCGGTTATCGCCTGTCATGCCCGCTACAAGGCCCCGGCCCGTTACGACGACCTGTTGGCGATCGACACCTCCCTGACCGAGATCACCCGGGTCCGCTGCCGCTTTTCCTATCGGATCATCCGTACGGCCACCAGGCAACAGCCCGAACAATCCCTGGTCAAGGGGTATACCGAACACGCGGTAATCAACCGGCACGGCAAACTCACCAAGCTGCCGGCAGATATCTACCAACCCCTGCGGGAAATGCTGGAGCAGCCGGACAATCTTGCGGCGCCCCCTTGA